The following proteins come from a genomic window of Bactrocera tryoni isolate S06 chromosome 1, CSIRO_BtryS06_freeze2, whole genome shotgun sequence:
- the LOC120766197 gene encoding LOW QUALITY PROTEIN: diacylglycerol kinase theta (The sequence of the model RefSeq protein was modified relative to this genomic sequence to represent the inferred CDS: inserted 1 base in 1 codon): MRKMADGGHTFVKKTFGKPTYCHHCSDLIWGIIQIGYICEVCNFVIHDRCVSNVVTPCSGIAPCIIKNPVAHCWSEPTHHKKKFCTVCRRRLDDSPAVHCLICEYFAHIECQDFAVPDCTENATYVPGKELQSVKHQHHWREGNLPPTSKCAYCKKTCWSSECLTGYRCEWCGMTTHGGCRTYLTTECNFGVLQPIYLPPHSVSIPRTEVPIEAIIGVQVKSKTTLVRDYSCPDLGTIECPENTTSVNFITPNKGFITDAINEINKVPEPSLKEILFIERQRRKKSKENFLLSSSTSSISTSFTPTPSLPLLTLPVVEKTPTYSELKEKEQCKFINIPVYLSDDNAVKTVSGTPPNQNVTCNIQKSSSTSSSLHLLYTNLLRRMHPISRKHLSSNTEDEDIDFCDVNGSEVNEDYHNIKVKQLDSREHRIVTKTLRQQCQSLYETTDTEGVLTTVDNIGFDSNINQISNLSFNRGNNKTSLESHYNLDEKLENAQNVIITACALKACQTINAPILVTQTLMAPKDGNSNAHEQFSKTGALIKAKTYNLSPFKGVPNKGGSLSCSPNSSDCSSHSPVPENPLKMYLSAVNRSKSFQEPGVQQYTRKKDYTRLFRRRSKKRNKDSVLIGTKTSKSAFSLDTTGQSIEITIQDEDGNYQPYDDDYLTLKDVRSGLSRSGYTDDDEDYEDGYDLRRHVKAEYQTPVYSSEASSPTNFHMYLDDQPHSFTSDDATAGDISDGGSSRSRSRVSDNEEHVFGRLLRRMQCLSLGWRKHRYYKRRARSISEEFSSGDTPRFKDEEPGIKTDTMHASAVSGGSGTSSHYRPESSHKSEKSDKDKTKKEKESEEKDIEMIKVFDGNNSFRRQLYRVISVPRTYTLEQLLTTALRAFHITREPSAFYMTDLYAASGMEDVPLQDPTPVMNLTHLEGKRPAIYLRFHDKDKGYVRVYPGKLQCSLEEPYVNVPVENTTIIKDLIRDALDRFGLQDNQIQDYRCSEVLLDRGVTERILSWNERPWDIMKQLGKDSIRQMELMRFYMQHKQDPHGPNIALFVGNLPPGLSQRNYEQILNKYVTDENKFTSIGPIYYEYGSVVLSFEDAQKAVRAFYNLRETIIEDKKLLVMLLPNIEPSMVPSDVRPLLVFVNVKSGGCQGLELISSFRKLLNPYQVFDLDNGGPLPGYXEIRMILMLSFKSHFIYNRLYVFRQIVNYKILVCGGDGTIGWVLQCLDNVGQDSECSSPPCAIVPLGTGNDLARVLCWGSGYTGGEDPLNLLRDVIEAEEIRLDRWTVVFHPEDKPEESALKAPSNTTGKKKKAHQAHLSQQTNQHHQLPAITSTEISGGGAQNEDNSQIFVMNNYFGIGIDADLCLDFHNAREENPNKFNSRLHNKGYYVKMGLRKIVGRKTVKDLHKELKLEVDGKVVDLPPVEGIIILNILSWGSGANPWGPDKDDNFSTPNHYDGVLEIVGVTGVVHLGQIQSGIRTAMRIAQGGHIKIHLYSDMPVQVDGEPWVQSPGDVVVLKSALKATMLKKNKSKMKRRNTEPTMTLTGTAAPHLSLMPVTVMATASDSGTGDTDAENTPNNTDF, translated from the exons ATGCGCAAAATGGCGGATGGTGGACATACATTCGTAAAGAAGACCTTTGGAAAGCCAACGTATTGTCATCATTGTTCAGATTTGATTTGGGgtattattcagatcggttatATATGTGAAG TGTGTAATTTCGTCATACACGATCGTTGTGTTTCAAATGTTGTTACTCCATGCTCTGGCATTGCTCCATGTATTATAAAG aatccCGTCGCGCATTGCTGGTCGGAGCCAACTCATCATAAAAAGAAATTCTGTACCGTTTGCCGTAGACGATTAGATGATAGTCCAGCAGTACATTGTTTAA TTTGCGAATATTTCGCACACATTGAGTGCCAAGATTTTGCTGTGCCTGATTGTACTGAAAATGCGACGTATGTGCCCGGCAAAGAATTGCAGAGTGTGAAACAtcag CATCATTGGAGGGAAGGTAATCTACCCCCCACGTCTAAGTGCGCCTACTGTAAAAAGACATGTTGGTCATCAGAATGCCTCACAG GCTATCGCTGCGAATGGTGCGGTATGACAACGCATGGGGGATGCCGCACGTACCTGACAACCGAATGTAATTTTGGTGTACTTCAGCCTATCTATTTACCTCCACATTCGGTCTCGATTCCGCGCACCGAGGTGCCCATAGAAGCTATTATTGGCGTACAAGTTAAATCGAAAACCACATTAGTACGAGATTACTCGTGCC CTGATTTGGGGACAATAGAGTGCCCAGAAAATACTACTTCCGTAAATTTCATTACTCCGAATAAAGGCTTTATAACAGATGCAATCAACGAAATAAACAAAGTCCCCGAACCAAGCTTAAAAGAGATTCTGTTTATTGAAAGACAACGTCGCAAGAAATCAAAGGAAAATTTTCTACTATCATCATCCACATCATCAATATCCACCAGCTTCACACCAACGCCATCTTTACCTTTACTTACACTCCCAGTAGTTGAGAAAACTCCTACTTATTCTGAGCTCAAAGAAAAAGAACAATGCAAGTTTATCAACATACCTGTATATTTAAGTGACGATAACGCTGTAAAGACTGTCAGCGGAACACCACCGAATCAAAATGTGACTTGCAATATACAAAAGTCTTCATCTACATCCTCTTCCCTGCATCTATTATATACGAATTTGTTGCGTCGCATGCATCCAATCTCGCGAAAACACCTATCATCCAATACAGAAGACGAGGATATCGATTTTTGCGATGTAAATGGTAGTGAAGTGAATGAAGATTATCATAACATTAAAGTTAAACAACTAGACTCTAGAGAACATAGAATCGTAACGAAAACGTTACGACAACAATGTCAAAGTCTCTATGAAACTACCGATACGGAGGGTGTTTTGACAACTGTGGATAACATTGGTTTTGACTCTAACATAAATCAGATTAGTAATTTAAGCTTTAATAGAGGTAATAATAAAACATCGTTAGAAAGTCATTATAATTTAGATGAAAAACTGGAAAATGCTCAAAACGTAATAATAACAGCATGTGCACTCAAAGCGTGTCAAACAATCAACGCACCTATACTAGTTACGCAAACGCTTATGGCTCCAAAAGATGGCAACAGCAACGCACATGAACAATTTTCTAAGACTGGCGCTTTAATAAAAGCGAAAACGTACAACCTCAGCCCGTTTAAGGGTGTCCCGAACAAAGGCGGCTCTTTGAGTTGCTCGCCTAATTCCAGTGATTGCTCGTCGCATTCGCCTGTGCCAGAGAATCCTTTAAAAATGTATCTTTCGGCAGTGAACCGTAGTAAATCATTCCAAGAACCTGGAGTCCAACAGTATACACGTAAAAAAGACTACACGCGACTCTTTCGACGTCGCTCAAAAAAACGTAATAAAGATTCAGTTCTCATAGGCACTAAAACATCGAAAAGTGCCTTCAGTTTAGATACCACAGGACAAAGTATAGAAATTACCATACAAGATGAAGATGGTAATTATCAACCGTACGATGATGACTATTTGACTTTAAAAGATGTGCGCAGTGGACTTAGCCGTAGCGGCTACACCGACGATGATGAAGATTATGAGGACGGGTATGACTTGAGACGGCACGTGAAAGCAGAATATCAAACGCCAGTGTATAGTAGTGAAGCCAGCAGTCCTACAAATTTTCACATGTATTTAGATGATCAGCCGCACAGTTTTACGAGTGATGACGCCACAGCAGGCGATATAAGTGATGGTGGTAGTAGTCGCAGTCGATCACGCGTTAGTGACAATGAAGAACACGTATTCGGACGGTTGCTACGGCGAATGCAGTGCCTATCGCTTGGGTGGCGGAAACATCGTTACTACAAACGCAGAG CACGAAGTATATCTGAAGAGTTTAGTAGTGGAGACACGCCACGTTTCAAAGATGAAGAACCGGGTATTAAAACTGATACAATGCACGCTAGTGCCGTTAGTGGCGGAAGTGGTACGTCATCACATTATCGCCCAGAATCCTCTCACAAATCGGAAAAATCAGACAAAGATAAAAccaaaaaggaaaaagaaagcGAGGAAAAGGACATTG AAATGATCAAAGTTTTCGACGGTAACAACTCATTTAGACGGCAACTATACCGGGTAATTAGTGTACCGCGGACGTATACCTTAGAACAATTGCTAACTACAGCATTGCGAGCATTTCATATAACTAGAGAACCCAGC GCATTTTACATGACTGACTTGTATGCTGCGTCTGGTATGGAGGATGTTCCATTGCAAGATCCAACACCCGTAATGAACTTGACGCATTTGGAAGGAAAGAGACCAGCAATATATCTAAGGTTTCACGATAAGGACAAAGGATATGTACGCGTTTATCCGGGTAAACTTCAATGCTCTTTAGAAGAGCCATATGTTAATGTTCCTGTTGAAAATACAACCATTATTAAGGATTTGATTCGCGATGCTTTGGATAGATTTGGTTTACAAGATAACCAAATCCAAGATTACAG ATGCTCTGAGGTATTACTAGACCGTGGGGTTACCGAAAGGATATTATCATGGAATGAGCGGCCATGGGATATAATGAAGCAATTGGGTAAGGATTCCATCAGACAAATGGAACTAATGCGATTTTATATGCAACATAAGCAAGATCCGCATGGACCAAATATCGCGTTATTCGTTGGAAATTTACCACCAGGCTTATCGCAACGCAATTACgaacaaattttgaataagtATGTTAcagatgaaaataaatttactagTATTGGACCTATCTACTATGAATATGGCTCAGTGGTACTATCATTTGAAGACGCTCAAAAGGCG GTTCGAGCTTTCTATAACTTACGTGAAACTATTATAGAAGATAAGAAGCTTTTAGTCATGCTCCTGCCAAATATAGAACCGAGCATGGTTCCATCAGATGTGCGACCACTACTTGTATTTGTTAATGTTAAATCAGGCGGTTGTCAAGGCCTTGAACTAATATCAAGTTTTAGGAAGCTTCTGAACCCATATCAAGTATTCGACTTGGATAACGGAGGGCCATTGCCGGGGT GAGAAATACGTATGATTTTAATGCTCTCATTTAAAtctcattttatttataatagatTGTATGTATTTCGGCAAATTGTTAACTACAAAATACTGGTATGCGGCGGTGATGGCACTATCGGCTGGGTATTACAATGCTTGGACAACGTGGGACAGGATTCCGAATGCTCAAGTCCACCTTGTGCCATAGTTCCTTTGGGCACTG GAAATGATTTGGCCCGGGTACTTTGTTGGGGTTCTGGCTATACAGGAGGCGAAGATCCTCTAAATTTACTCCGTGACGTTATCGAAGCTGAAGAGATACGCCTGGATCGTTGGACGGTTGTATTTCATCCGGAAGACAAGCCGGAAGAGTCTGCATTAAAGGCGCCCTCAAATACAACgggtaagaagaagaaggctcACCAAGCACATCTATCGCAACAAACAAATCAGCACCATCAATTACCGGCCATAACATCGACTGAAATATCAG GTGGTGGCGCCCAAAATGAAGACAACTCACAAATATTCGTTATGAATAATTATTTCGGCATTGGCATTGATGCCGATCTTTGTCTCGATTTTCACAATGCACGCGAAGAAAATCCGAACAAATTTAATTCTCGATTACACAATAAAGGTTATTATGTTAAGATGGGCTTGCGAAAAATTGTTGGCCGTAAAACCGTTAAAGATCTtcataaagaattaaaattggAAGTTGATGGCAAAGTAGTTGATTTGCCACCTGTTGAGGGGAttattatattgaatattttgag cTGGGGTAGCGGCGCAAACCCATGGGGACCAGATAAGGACGATAACTTTTCCACACCCAACCATTACGATGGAGTGTTGGAGATTGTTGGTGTTACAGGCGTTGTACACTTAGGGCAAATACAATCCGGTATACGGACGGCAATGAGAATCGCACAG ggAGGtcatataaaaattcatttatacTCGGATATGCCAGTACAAGTCGATGGAGAGCCTTGGGTGCAAAGCCCTGgcgatgttgttgttttaaagtCGGCTCTAAAA GCCACAAtgttgaagaaaaacaaaagtaaaatgaaGCGACGCAACACAGAGCCTACAATGACACTTACCGGTACAGCAGCACCACATCTCTCACTAATGCCAGTAACCGTAATGGCGACGGCCAGCGACAGTGGCACCGGCGATACAGATGCTGAGAATACACCGAACAATACCGATTTCTGA